CAGATCAAATGCAAGGCGCTAGCTTTACGATCTCATCACTAGGTGGTATCGGTGGGACGTATTTCTCCCCAATCGTGAATGCTCCTGAAGTGGCAATTATGGGTGTGAGCAAAGCGGCTATGAAGCCGGTGTGGGATGGCAAGCAGTTTGTGCCACGCCTCATTTGCCCATTGTCTCTCTCTGCAGATCACCGTGTAATTGATGGCGCCTTAGCTACTCGCTTCAATGTATACATTGCTCAGCTCTTAGCCGACTTCCGTCGCGCTAGCCTGTAAGGAGGATCTATGGCTAAGCAAACGATCCTCGTTCCGGATATTGGTGACTATTCAGATGTACCGGTCATTGAAGTGCTGGTTAAAGTTGGTGACGTGATTGAAAAAGAACAAGCGCTATTAGTTCTTGAATCCGATAAAGCAACCATGGAAGTTCCAGCCGATGCTGCAGGCACAGTTACTAGTATTGCAGTCAAGCTTGGAGATAAGGTGAGTAAAGGCTCTGTGATTGCCGAGATTGAGGCTAGTGGTGCAGCGCCTGCGCCTCAACCGGCTCCAGCAGAAAAACCTGTTACATCAATTGCGCCAGCAGCACCAGCCGCACCAACAATGACAGCTGCCCCTGCTTCAGTAGCAGGGCAGTACAGCGGTAAGGTTGATCATGAGTGTGAAGTGTTGGTACTTGGTGCTGGCCCTGGTGGTTATAGCGCAGCGTTTCGTAGTGCCGACTTGGGTATGAATACTGTTTTAGTGGAGCGCTATCCTACTTTGGGCGGGGTTTGCTTAAACGTTGGGTGTATTCCATCTAAAGCATTGCTGCACACCACCTCAGTCATGGACGAAGTCAAAACCATGGCTAAGCATGGCATTACTTTTGGCGCGCCGAAGATTGAGATCGATCAACTCCGTGGCTACAAAGAATCTGTGATCGCTAAATTGACCGGTGGTCTTGCTGGTATGGCAAAGGCTCGTAAAGTAAAAGTAGTGCGTGGCCTAGGTAAGTTTTTAGATGCAAACCATGTCGAGGTAGATTTAACTGATGGTACTGGTCAGGATCTCGCTGGTAAAAAAGAAGTGGTGCGCTTTCAGAAGGCTATCATCGCCGCTGGTAGTCAGCCTGTGAAGTTACCTTTCTTACCTGAGGATCCACGCATTGTAGATAGTACCGGTGCTTTATTGCTCAAGAGCATTCCAAGGCGGATGCTCGTTATTGGTGGCGGCATTATTGGCCTAGAGATGGCTACGGTTTACAGCACACTTGGTTCACGCATTGATATTGCTGAGATGATGGATGGCTTAATGGCGGGTGCTGATCGTGATTTAGAAAAAGTTTGGGAGAAGTTCAATGCCGGACGTTTTGAAAAGATCATGCTTAAGACTCGTGCTGCTAGGGCAGAAGTTAAGCCTGATGGAATTCAAGTTTCTTTCGAAGGTGAAAATGCACCAGCTGAGCCTCAAACCTATGACTTGGTATTGGTTGCCGTAGGACGTACTCCGAATGGCAAAAAGATTGATGCTGGTAAAGCGGGTGTGCAAGTGGATGAGCGCGGCTTTATTCCTGTCGATAAACAAATGCGGACCAACGTCTCTAATATTTTTGCAATTGGTGACTTAGTTGGTCAACCGATGTTGGCGCATAAGGCGGTGCATGAAGGTCACGTTGCTGCGGAAGCGGCTGCTGGCGAAAAATCCTACTTTGATGCCAAGCAAATTCCATCTGTTGCCTACACTGATCCTGAAGTGGCCTGGGCTGGTTTGACAGAAGAGCAGTGCAAGGCCCAAGGCATTGCTTATGAGAAGGGTTTATTTCCATGGGCAGCTAGTGGACGTGCGATCGCTAATGGACGTGATGAAGGTTTCACAAAACTCATTTTTGATGCTACTACCCATCGGATTATTGGTGGCGGTATTGTTGGCACGCACGCTGGTGATTTAATCGGTGAAGTGTGTTTGGCTATTGAGATGGGTGCTGATGCGGTGGATATCGGTAAAACGATTCATCCACACCCAACCCTTGGTGAGTCAGTAGGTCTTGCGGCTGAAGCAGCGCACGGTCATTGCACTGATTTGCCGCCAGTGAAAAAGAAATCTTAAGTAGCGCTTAAGGTGTAAAAGAAAAGCCCCGAGCAATCGGGGCTTTTGCATTTCAGCATCTATGAGGATGGATTCTATGAAATCAGTTTGGCATTGAGCTCACGAATACGCTCATCCACATAGTAGCCCCCGCATTCCGTATATCGTAGGTATTTAGCTCCACAATGCTTGCATTCAAATACATCAGATTTATTGTATGGATGGAAGGCTGTAGAAATAGGGGCATCCTTAGACCAGATAGTCATTCCCTTAAGAAGATCTTCCTCCCAGCATTCCGGAGCCTCTTCGACTCTCAGAGTTCCAACGCACTCCAGAGAATTTGTCATGAAACCGCCTGGGATACTTTCCCAGCCTTCACAGCTCAGCGACAGACAGTCAGAGCATTTATCTTTAGGGTCAAAAGACTTGGCTAGGGAAAGTAACTCGTCTCTATTGAGATTTTTAGTCATTTGAAGAAATTAGTATAAAAGTGCGCTGGGTAAGGTACGTTTTTGGTAAAGAATAAATCAAGCTATTTAACCCATAAGAAAAAGCCCCGAGCAATCGGGGCTTTTGCAGTCAAGACACTCGCTAAAAATTATTTCTTCTTGGTCGCCTTGCTAGCTTTCTCTGCAGTCTTCAATACAGTTTCTGTTGCGCCGCTAAGATTGGTTTGCGCAACTTCAACTGCATGTTTGACTGCTTTTTGACTGGTTTCAAATACATTGTTTGCAGAGGCAATCGCTTGCTTCATTGCTTGCACGGCTGCATCTGATCCCACCGGCGCATTCTTTGTCCACTCTTCTACTAAAGAGTTAATTTTCTTTTGGCCAGCTTGGAATTCTTTTTCAGCAGATTCTGTGAAACTGTTTTGAGTCTCATGTGCCAACTCATATAAATGACGGCTATAAGCCATAATTTTTTCTGCCATTGGTTGCACTGCCTCGGCTTGATGGGCTAGCAACTGTTGAATGTCTTTCACTTCCAGTGCTTTCTTAGCGCTATTCATACTGTCACTCAAACTTTGTTTAGCAATATGCATATTGAGCTCCACCAACTTTTCAATGCTTTGCAATGCTTGATTGGTCAAGCCACTCAAAGTCTCTAAGTTTGCTTTCTGTGCGGCTGCAATTTGTTCTGGAGTTAAGTTCATCTGCATCTCTTTCCGTTTAACTGTTTCGTGTATTTTGATCTTCGGCTTTTATCTAATGTACTCTCTTTGCACCATTGTATGGCATAGATGTTGCGTTGCAGCATAAGTAACACACCCCATCGATGAATAGTTCAAACGAGAAAAGAGCCTAAAATCAGGGCTTCAGTAAAAAATCTTAATATTTTCAGTAAGTTACCCATGAAGCTTTCGCTTGATAACGCCATTGCACCGATCTTCGTCCTCATTTGGAGTACTGGTTTTGTAATTGCGCGATTAGCGATGCCATATGTAGAGCCAGCCACCTTTCTATTTTGGCGTTTTGCAGGGGTTCTGGCAGCCATGGCAGCGCTCAGTCTAGTTTGGAAGATTACTTGGCCCAGTTGGTCGCAAATCAAGCACATCGCCATTGCTGGGATCTTGCTGCAGTTTGGCTATTTGCTGGGCGTATGGTTTGCTGTCCGCCTAGGGATGACGGCAGGTTTAGTGGCCATTATTGTTGGTCTGCAACCCATTATTACAGCCTGGTTTGCTGCTTGGATTTCTGAGAAGGTTAGCTCGCGTCAATGGATAGGTCTAGGATTTGGATTTGCGGGTGTTGCGTTGGTAGTCGCCGAGAAGATTGGCTTTGCACACATTCCTTTTGTTAGTTACGTTTTGGCATTTATTGCACTGCTCTCTATTACGTTTGGTACTTTGTATCAAAAGAAATTCTGCCCCGTATTTGATCTGCGTGCCGGATCCTCTATTCAGTTTGGGGTATCGGCAGTTTTGTGTTTCTTTTGTATGTATTTCTTTGAGTCTGGCGTGATGGTTTGGAACCCATCTGTTGTTGGCGCCTTACTATGGGCCATCTTCCCCCTGTCAATTGGATCGATTAGTTTGCTATTTATGATGATTCGCAAGGGAGCTGCTACTAAAGTCACAAGCTTTCTTTATTTAGTTCCACCGACTACTGCTGCAATGGCTTGGCTCTTATTTGGTGAACCATTTACATTGCTGATGGCGGTAGGTTTGTGTTTGACGATGACTGGCGTGGTCCTGGTGAATGCTCGTCAGACCAATACAGTGGCGACAATTGCCGAGTAGGGCAGTGATTTGGTGGGATAAATTACCTAGATTGGGGCGAATAAAAGCGCTTTGTCTTTGGAAATTAATTATCATTCCGTATGTTGAAAGTTTTGGAAGGTATTTTGGGATGCGTTTGAATCGATTTTGGCCCCTCGTCATTGCATTGCTCTTTTCGCTTGGGGTACTGGGTAATGCATCTGTTCATGCCTCAACAAATGATAAGCAAAAGCAGGCAAAGTCGACAAAAGTGGTGACTAAGTCACCCAAAAGAGCCAAGACTGTCCGCGTCACTGTTACTAGATCATCCACTCCCGTAGTTGCAGGACCTCCATCATTGGCTACTGCATTAGGTTTGCGTGGTCAACGAGATGAGCTCAATCTTAAATCCACCGTAGTAATGGTGGTCAATCAAGATACGAAGGAAGTCTATTACGAGAAGAATCCATCTGTTAGCTTGCCCATTGCCTCCATCACCAAGCTTATGACTGCCATGGTGACGCTCGATGCAAAATTGCCAATGGATGAGGTCATCGTCATTAATGCTGAAGACGCCCATATTTATAGGCACTCCCGTTTGGCTGAAGGTACTGCACTGACTCGTGAAGATGCACTCCATTTAGCTTTGATGTCCTCTGAGAATCGTGCTGCATATACCTTGGCCAGAAACTATCCTGGCGGCCTACCAGCATTTGTGTCTGCTATGAACCGTAAGGCAAAAGATCTCGGCATGGAGCACTCTCATTTTGAGGATCCTACCGGGCTGACTAGTGAGAACGTTGCTTCGGCTGAAGATCTCACGCGGATGCTAAATGCTGCCTATCAGTACAAAACTATTCGTGAGTTTTCAACCTGGCCAGATTTAACTATGGTGATCGCCAATCGCCCGCAAAAGTTTTTGAATACAAACCGTTTGGTGCGCTCTGGGGATATGGATATCGGATTGCAGAAGACGGGCTTCATTAATGCTGCAGGTCGATGTTTAGTCATGCAGGCGAGAGTCAATAACACGCCATTGCTATTGGTCTTTTTAGATTCGGTAGGAACGCAATCCCGTTTTGCCGATGCAGTGCGGGTGCGCGATTGGTATGAGCGCATGCCATCTGGCGCGCAACCCATTCGTCGCTTGATGTAACTGAGGAATTAAGCTGCTGAGCCCGGCTCGGCAGACTTGGGTTTAAAACCCATGCCTTTGGATATCTGCAGGGCAGTTTCTTGAAGGGCGCGGAGCCAATCTGCTTGTATACGATCCGTTGGGGCGCTCAAAGAGAGGCCGGCAACCAATTTTCCAGTGTCATCCAGAATGGCTGCAGCTAAACAGCTCACGCCTAATTCCAATTCCTCATCATCGCGAGCGCTACCCACTTTACGAACGTGATTAAGTTCAGTTTCCAGTTTGCCTAATTCGGTAATACTGTTCCGAGTGTGTCCGGATAAACCTGTGCGAGTGACATAGGCGCGTACTTGTCCAGGATCATCGCTTGCTAGGAAGAGTTTGCCAACCGACGTGAGGTGTAAAGGTGCACGACCACCAATGGCGCGTACCACCTGCATGCCTGAGCGTTCGCTATATGCGCGATCAACGTAGACGATTTCATCGCCCTGACGTACGGATAAGTTGACGGTTTCACCAGTGAGCTTATGCAGGGTACGCATCGGTAGTTGAGCGGCCTCACGCACGGATAAGCGCGCCTTCACTAAATTACCCAGCTCTAAAAGTTTTAAGCCAAGGCGATAGGTACCGCCGTCGCCACGCTCAACCAATCGGCAAGCAACCAGGTCATTCAAAATTCTGTGGGCAGTGGAAGGGTGCAGACCAGTTGTCTCTGCGAGATTCTTCAGGCTGCTGGACTCTTCTTGCTCGGCAAGAGCGTCCAGCAAATTCATCATGCGCTCCACTACCTGGATGGCTGTTTTGCCAACCTCGCCGGTAGGTTTGGGAGATTTGATGATTTTGCTGGTGTTCATAGGCCTCATTGTAGCGATTTCGGACGAAATTGCATATTATGAAATCCTATTTTACAAACGCATCCGCTGAAAATATCCCGTTTTATAGGGAAACAGGGGATTAGGGCTGTTTTAGGCTTGCCTTAAAGCGGCGGCGCACTCGTTGACTAAGTCTGGGCCTCGATAAATCAAGCCGCTATAGAGCTGCACTAAGCTGGCACCTGCAATGATCTTTTCACGGGCATCTGCGCCACTCATAATGCCGCCCACGCCAATGATGGGTAATTGATTGCCTAATCTCGCCTTTAAAGCTTTGATGACAATATTAGAAGCATTGCGCACAGGCGCGCCAGATAAGCCGCCGGCCTCTTCACCAAATTCCATTCCCTTGACTGCATCGCGAGAGATGGTTGTATTGGTAGCGATGACAGCATCAATGCCAAACTCAAGCAGGAGATCAGCGATGAGATTAATGTCACCATGATCTAGATCGGGTGCAATTTTCAAGAAGAGTGGCTTGCGTACTCCATAACGATCGCTTAGGCGCTTCCTGGCTTCATCAAGACTTCCCAATAATTCGCGGAGCATTTCTTCGCCTTGTAAGGCACGCAGATTTTTGGTATTCGGTGAGGAAATGTTGACGGTGATATAGGTAGAGATTTCATAAACAGCTTCCATTGCTAGGATGTAATCTCGAGAAGCTTCTTCAATCGGGGTGCTGGCGTTCTTACCAATATTTAAACCAAGTACACCACCACTTTGCCAAAACTGAGAGCGATGCACTCTGGCAACGCAGGCATCAACACCATCGTTATTAAAGCCCATGCGATTAATAATGCCCTGAGCTTGCGGTAAACGAAACATGCGTGGCTTAGGATTGCCAGGCTGTGGCCGTGGCGTGACTGTGCCGATTTCTAAAAATCCAAATCCCAATGCAGCGAGTGCATCGATATGCTTGCCATCTTTATCTAAGCCTGCCGCTAATCCAACTGGATTAGGAAAATCAATGCCACAGAGTGTTTGTGGATCATTAATGGGCTTGCTTACTAAATGCTCCAATAAACCCCAGCGCTGCGCACGGTCCATATTGCTTAAGGTGAGGTTGTGCGCCTTTTCTGGGTCTATAGAAAACAGCCAGGGGCGGAGGAGGGAGTAACGATCGATCATGGGTAGATATTATGACTCAGGGAGCTCTTGCCAATGATCATCAATCAAACCTTCCATGGGTTGATATTTCACCTTATACGACATCTTGTCGCTTTCCTTGATGTAGTAGCCAAGGTAAAGATAAGGCAAACCCAATATGCGAGCCTGTTCGATCTGCCACAGAATGCTATAGCTGCCATAACTTGCAGTAGGGCTTGTGGTGTCATAAAAGGTATAAACCGAAGAGATCCCCTGTTCCAAGATATCGATCATGCTGATTATCCGTAAGCGACCTGGATGCGGGTCATGCGGGCCATCCCGAAACTCCACAATACGGGAGTTCACTCGGCTTTGTAATAAGAACTGCATGTATTGATCTTGATCATCGCTATCCATATCGCCACCCGCGTGCCGCTCAGTTTGATAACGTTGATAGAGTTGGTAATGTTCCTCTTGGTAACCCAGATTGAGGACGGAGGCCTGAAGATCAGAGTGTTTTTTCTGGGCGCGGCGCTGGCTGCGAGAAGGCGTAAATTGATTTACCAAAATACGTGTAGAAATACAGGCTTTGCATTCGTCGCAATATGGTCGATAGGTATACAAACCACTTCGTCGAAAGCCTGCGTTGAGTAAATCGTTATACACATCCGCATGAATCAGATGAGATGGCGTGGCTACTTGTGAGCGAGCTGTTTTATTGGGCAGGTAGCTACAAGCATAGGGAGCGGTTGCATAGAACTGCAGGGTGGTTAGGGGAAGTTCTTTAAGCTGAGTCATAACCAGTGATGCAAGATTGCTTTGTCAAAAGTCCAGGATTTCTCAATCTTAGTTTGATTTAAGGATATTTGCAGTTGCTCTAAAAAGGCCTGCCTGGATATTGGGGTGGCGCCTAAGGACAATAGGTGAGCCGTTTCTTGCTGGCAGTCGATCATCTGGACTTCATTTATCAGGCACCATGCACTTAGGGCTGCTAAGGCGATTTTTGACGCATTGGTCTTACGGCTAAACATAGATTCACCAAATACCATTCCTCCAAAGGCAACGCAATAAAGTCCGCCAGTAAGTTGGCCATCTTCAATTACGGCAATACTGTGGGCGTTGCCTGCTTCGTGAAGTGCGGTGTAGGCATCAATGATTTCATGGGTAATCCAAGTGCCATCCTGATCTTTGCGAGTGCTCGTTGCGCATGAACGTATGACTGCGCCAAAATCGGCATCAACCAATATCTGTGATTGCGTGTTTTGACAAAAGAGTCGAATATTCTTTTGCAAAGATTCACTACATTTAAAGGCGCTGGGCTTTAACACCATTCTAGGATCAGGCGACCACCAGAGAATAGGTTGGTTGTCTGAGTACCAGGGAAAAATACCTTGTTGATAGGCGCGAGCTAGTTGACCTGGGTATATCCGCTCACTGACGGCAATGAGCCCAGGAACGCTGGGATCGGGATCAGCCTCAAGCAGTGGATTTGGGAAAGGGTCATTGGGCCCTAGCCAGGCAATCTGACCCATGTTGACTCTTTAGATTCTCTCAGAGGGTAAGACGTCACGACTGCGCACATGAAATTCCTTACCAGCCTCTAAGTTGCCAGCAGCGCAGTCAGCAAAGAACCATTCAAGGGTTTGCTTGACAGTGGGAAAGGCCAATTCTTCCCATGGAATCTCATGCTCATGAAAAAGGGCTACTTCAAGACTTTCTTCGCCGGCAGAAAATTCTGGATTAGTCATTGTGGCTAAATAGAATAGGTGCACCTGTTCTGCGTGGGGCACATTCAGTAAAGAATAGAGTGGTCCAATTTCCACGGCGGCACCAGCTTCTTCCAGAGTCTCGCGCGCAGCCCCGTGGCTAGTACTTTCACCTAACTCCATAAAGCCCGCAGGCAAAGTCCAAAAGCCATAACGAGGTTCAATCGCACGACGACATAAGAGAACTTGCTTGCCATATACCGGAATACTTCCGACTACGTTGCGAGGATTTTGATAATGAATGCTGCCGCACGCTTCACAGACATGACGCTCACGAGAGTCATCCGCTGGAATTTTGATGGTTAATACAGAGGCGCAGTTAGAGCAATACTTCATGCTGACTTTCTAAAAATGGGCTTTGATGGCGCCGCGTAGTGCATTACTAAGCATAATTTCATCTGCTATTGAAACATCATTAATAGTCAGGTTGGCTTCGCGGGCATTTAGTATGGGGTCTGCAAGCAGGGCGGCACGCATTACCCCAGGCAAGAGGCCAGCTGACGCTGGCGGTGTAAGCCATTCAGAGCTGCGGTGAGGTTTGACAAAAATGCTAGTCCTTCCGCCCTCAGTAACAAAGCCTTGTTCATTGATAAATAAGGCATCAAATCCACCTAAGTTCACGGCTTCTTGCCAAGCTTGGTCATAAAGGGATCGATTGCTAATTTTGTGACGCAGTAAAGCATCCCCAGAGAACATCGTCACATCACCTTGAAGAATATCCTTGGCCCAAAATATTTTGACTGGTTGATTGATTAAATCCATTGCAGCAGTTGCAACGGACATCTCACCAGCAGGCGAGATGTCTAGTCTTAATCGATATGACAAACTCTTATCAAGCGATGCACAAGTGCTTGAAATCAAATTCTTGGCTGTCTCAAGTTGAAAAGGGATTCTTAAAGCTGCAGCAGAATTAGACAGACGGTGCATGTGAGCATGTAATTTCTGGGGCTCGTTATTAACAACCGCAATGGTTTCAAATAAACCAGTGGCGCTGGGTAGGTTCATCAGGAATGCGGATTTAATTCGACACTCTTGCCATTCTTGGCCTGCATCTGAGTCATTGGTGATTCCTGCGCCAACCCCAAGGGTAAAGCTTGATGCATGAGAGTCGTGATCTTGCCTAATTTCGATGGTACGGATGGGAACACTAAGGGCAAAATTGCCGTTGGGGTCAAGCCAGCCTAAGGCACCGCAATAGTAGCCGCGATCTTCGGGTTCTAGTTCTTGAATAATTTCCATGCTGCGTTTTTTTGGAGCTCCTGTAACAGAGCCACATGGAAATACCGCTTTGAAAATATCGAATAAAGAAATTTCAGGTTTGATCTGACCTTGCACGGTAGAAGTCATTTGCAACACATCACCATGTCTTGCAACTTCAAATAGATTGGGCACTAATACCGTACCCGGAAGAGAGATGCGACTGAGATCATTGCGTAGCAAGTCAACAATCATGACATTCTCAGCTTGATTCTTTGGGTCATCCGATAAGGCGCTCGCAACAGCAGATAGGGCGCTTGCAGTACCCTTCATTGGCATAGCTTTTATAGTGTCGCCATCTCGCGCAATAAATAGTTCAGGCGATTGCGACAGTAAAAAGCTGCCATCATGTTCAATAAAAGCACCAAAGCGCCCAGGCTGGCGATCCCTTAAGCTTTTATATAAGGCGAGTGGAGTGCCATAAGTCTTGCCTGTGATTCGATAGGTGTGGTTAATCTGGTAGCTATCACCACTACGAATATATTCCTGTATCGCTGCAATATCGGCAGTAAATTGCTCCTCATTCAAGGATTGCTGAACATCCATTACTCCGGCGCTTGCTTGAGCTAGATCTAGCGAAGCCAGCTTCTCAGCAATGAAGCTATCGACATCCTGCTTAGACAGTTTTTTGAATTCCGCAAAAGACCAGGCTTCAATGAGGGGATGGTGATGATCTGAGTGATTGACTCGCTCAGGTAGATTATGAATTTGTCTACCTAACTCGTAAGCAAAGGCAGCAACAATAAATTCGCCCTTTGCAAGCGCGGCAGAAATTTCAGCAAGGCACTGCTGGGTGGCGATTAAATCTACCGCATGATCACCGCTTGGAAGAACACGCCAGTAGTGCAGTGCATTTTCATATTGGCGACTAGTGGGTAAGGCCGCGGTGCTTTGCGCATCATCGAGCAAAATCATCGCAGCTTACCTAGCAATTTCTAATTATTTCAGAATCGTTGCAGATTCGATGATGAC
This region of Polynucleobacter sp. JS-JIR-II-50 genomic DNA includes:
- a CDS encoding bifunctional chorismate-binding protein/class IV aminotransferase, translating into MILLDDAQSTAALPTSRQYENALHYWRVLPSGDHAVDLIATQQCLAEISAALAKGEFIVAAFAYELGRQIHNLPERVNHSDHHHPLIEAWSFAEFKKLSKQDVDSFIAEKLASLDLAQASAGVMDVQQSLNEEQFTADIAAIQEYIRSGDSYQINHTYRITGKTYGTPLALYKSLRDRQPGRFGAFIEHDGSFLLSQSPELFIARDGDTIKAMPMKGTASALSAVASALSDDPKNQAENVMIVDLLRNDLSRISLPGTVLVPNLFEVARHGDVLQMTSTVQGQIKPEISLFDIFKAVFPCGSVTGAPKKRSMEIIQELEPEDRGYYCGALGWLDPNGNFALSVPIRTIEIRQDHDSHASSFTLGVGAGITNDSDAGQEWQECRIKSAFLMNLPSATGLFETIAVVNNEPQKLHAHMHRLSNSAAALRIPFQLETAKNLISSTCASLDKSLSYRLRLDISPAGEMSVATAAMDLINQPVKIFWAKDILQGDVTMFSGDALLRHKISNRSLYDQAWQEAVNLGGFDALFINEQGFVTEGGRTSIFVKPHRSSEWLTPPASAGLLPGVMRAALLADPILNAREANLTINDVSIADEIMLSNALRGAIKAHF
- a CDS encoding NUDIX hydrolase; the encoded protein is MKYCSNCASVLTIKIPADDSRERHVCEACGSIHYQNPRNVVGSIPVYGKQVLLCRRAIEPRYGFWTLPAGFMELGESTSHGAARETLEEAGAAVEIGPLYSLLNVPHAEQVHLFYLATMTNPEFSAGEESLEVALFHEHEIPWEELAFPTVKQTLEWFFADCAAGNLEAGKEFHVRSRDVLPSERI
- a CDS encoding arginyltransferase produces the protein MTQLKELPLTTLQFYATAPYACSYLPNKTARSQVATPSHLIHADVYNDLLNAGFRRSGLYTYRPYCDECKACISTRILVNQFTPSRSQRRAQKKHSDLQASVLNLGYQEEHYQLYQRYQTERHAGGDMDSDDQDQYMQFLLQSRVNSRIVEFRDGPHDPHPGRLRIISMIDILEQGISSVYTFYDTTSPTASYGSYSILWQIEQARILGLPYLYLGYYIKESDKMSYKVKYQPMEGLIDDHWQELPES
- a CDS encoding phasin family protein, which encodes MNLTPEQIAAAQKANLETLSGLTNQALQSIEKLVELNMHIAKQSLSDSMNSAKKALEVKDIQQLLAHQAEAVQPMAEKIMAYSRHLYELAHETQNSFTESAEKEFQAGQKKINSLVEEWTKNAPVGSDAAVQAMKQAIASANNVFETSQKAVKHAVEVAQTNLSGATETVLKTAEKASKATKKK
- a CDS encoding IclR family transcriptional regulator, yielding MRPMNTSKIIKSPKPTGEVGKTAIQVVERMMNLLDALAEQEESSSLKNLAETTGLHPSTAHRILNDLVACRLVERGDGGTYRLGLKLLELGNLVKARLSVREAAQLPMRTLHKLTGETVNLSVRQGDEIVYVDRAYSERSGMQVVRAIGGRAPLHLTSVGKLFLASDDPGQVRAYVTRTGLSGHTRNSITELGKLETELNHVRKVGSARDDEELELGVSCLAAAILDDTGKLVAGLSLSAPTDRIQADWLRALQETALQISKGMGFKPKSAEPGSAA
- the lpdA gene encoding dihydrolipoyl dehydrogenase, with protein sequence MAKQTILVPDIGDYSDVPVIEVLVKVGDVIEKEQALLVLESDKATMEVPADAAGTVTSIAVKLGDKVSKGSVIAEIEASGAAPAPQPAPAEKPVTSIAPAAPAAPTMTAAPASVAGQYSGKVDHECEVLVLGAGPGGYSAAFRSADLGMNTVLVERYPTLGGVCLNVGCIPSKALLHTTSVMDEVKTMAKHGITFGAPKIEIDQLRGYKESVIAKLTGGLAGMAKARKVKVVRGLGKFLDANHVEVDLTDGTGQDLAGKKEVVRFQKAIIAAGSQPVKLPFLPEDPRIVDSTGALLLKSIPRRMLVIGGGIIGLEMATVYSTLGSRIDIAEMMDGLMAGADRDLEKVWEKFNAGRFEKIMLKTRAARAEVKPDGIQVSFEGENAPAEPQTYDLVLVAVGRTPNGKKIDAGKAGVQVDERGFIPVDKQMRTNVSNIFAIGDLVGQPMLAHKAVHEGHVAAEAAAGEKSYFDAKQIPSVAYTDPEVAWAGLTEEQCKAQGIAYEKGLFPWAASGRAIANGRDEGFTKLIFDATTHRIIGGGIVGTHAGDLIGEVCLAIEMGADAVDIGKTIHPHPTLGESVGLAAEAAHGHCTDLPPVKKKS
- a CDS encoding serine hydrolase — translated: MRLNRFWPLVIALLFSLGVLGNASVHASTNDKQKQAKSTKVVTKSPKRAKTVRVTVTRSSTPVVAGPPSLATALGLRGQRDELNLKSTVVMVVNQDTKEVYYEKNPSVSLPIASITKLMTAMVTLDAKLPMDEVIVINAEDAHIYRHSRLAEGTALTREDALHLALMSSENRAAYTLARNYPGGLPAFVSAMNRKAKDLGMEHSHFEDPTGLTSENVASAEDLTRMLNAAYQYKTIREFSTWPDLTMVIANRPQKFLNTNRLVRSGDMDIGLQKTGFINAAGRCLVMQARVNNTPLLLVFLDSVGTQSRFADAVRVRDWYERMPSGAQPIRRLM
- the aat gene encoding leucyl/phenylalanyl-tRNA--protein transferase, giving the protein MGQIAWLGPNDPFPNPLLEADPDPSVPGLIAVSERIYPGQLARAYQQGIFPWYSDNQPILWWSPDPRMVLKPSAFKCSESLQKNIRLFCQNTQSQILVDADFGAVIRSCATSTRKDQDGTWITHEIIDAYTALHEAGNAHSIAVIEDGQLTGGLYCVAFGGMVFGESMFSRKTNASKIALAALSAWCLINEVQMIDCQQETAHLLSLGATPISRQAFLEQLQISLNQTKIEKSWTFDKAILHHWL
- a CDS encoding quinone-dependent dihydroorotate dehydrogenase; the encoded protein is MIDRYSLLRPWLFSIDPEKAHNLTLSNMDRAQRWGLLEHLVSKPINDPQTLCGIDFPNPVGLAAGLDKDGKHIDALAALGFGFLEIGTVTPRPQPGNPKPRMFRLPQAQGIINRMGFNNDGVDACVARVHRSQFWQSGGVLGLNIGKNASTPIEEASRDYILAMEAVYEISTYITVNISSPNTKNLRALQGEEMLRELLGSLDEARKRLSDRYGVRKPLFLKIAPDLDHGDINLIADLLLEFGIDAVIATNTTISRDAVKGMEFGEEAGGLSGAPVRNASNIVIKALKARLGNQLPIIGVGGIMSGADAREKIIAGASLVQLYSGLIYRGPDLVNECAAALRQA
- a CDS encoding DMT family transporter, with product MKLSLDNAIAPIFVLIWSTGFVIARLAMPYVEPATFLFWRFAGVLAAMAALSLVWKITWPSWSQIKHIAIAGILLQFGYLLGVWFAVRLGMTAGLVAIIVGLQPIITAWFAAWISEKVSSRQWIGLGFGFAGVALVVAEKIGFAHIPFVSYVLAFIALLSITFGTLYQKKFCPVFDLRAGSSIQFGVSAVLCFFCMYFFESGVMVWNPSVVGALLWAIFPLSIGSISLLFMMIRKGAATKVTSFLYLVPPTTAAMAWLLFGEPFTLLMAVGLCLTMTGVVLVNARQTNTVATIAE